The proteins below come from a single Esox lucius isolate fEsoLuc1 chromosome 7, fEsoLuc1.pri, whole genome shotgun sequence genomic window:
- the LOC105028665 gene encoding uncharacterized protein LOC105028665 has protein sequence MNSLEISILLYCGVVMVTVAHQENSTSNSTISPETYSELNTIMSSSETFSSNQANNDASPSTSSPKPTSRTTSPANTQTTPRANSIPLTTARECLFEKREGGIVLMVMGGLVVLCTVLLVCTLALSFQVCHLKHHRRSGTSSRPTRSNIDLVSAGHWGTSQRAKERPGFDAEMAEASPLIAELKQTQDGEGRATVDQGIGKDTTAEDTPKTEGGEATTAKGSDTTTSNGAAGPTKGSSPSKQPAEPEVTIATSTASSDAAVG, from the coding sequence ATGAACAGCTTGGAGATCTCCATCTTGCTGTACTGCGGAGTAGTTATGGTAACAGTAGCACATCAAGAAAACAGCACTAGTAACAGCACCATTTCCCCAGAAACATATTCTGAACTGAACACCATAATGTCAAGCAGCGAAACATTCAGCAGCAACCAAGCAAACAATGATGCATCACCCAGTACCTCAAGCCCAAAACCAACATCCAGAACCACGAGCCCAGCGAACACCCAAACAACCCCCAGAGCCAACTCCATCCCGCTAACCACCGCCAGAGAATGTCTGTTTGAGAAGAGGGAAGGTGGCATAGTGCTGATGGTGATGGGCGGCCTGGTGGTCTTGTGTACGGTCCTGCTGGTGTGCACCTTGGCGTTGTCATTCCAGGTGTGCCACCTGAAACACCACCGCAGGAGCGGCACTAGCAGCCGGCCAACCCGGAGCAACATAGACCTGGTGAGTGCCGGACACTGGGGCACCAGCCAGCGAGCCAAGGAGAGGCCTGGCTTTGACGCGGAAATGGCCGAGGCCAGCCCGCTGATAGCCGAGCTCAAGCAGACACAGGACGGGGAGGGGCGAGCGACAGTCGACCAGGGGATCGGAAAGGACACAACGGCTGAAGACACACCCAAGACTGAAGGGGGGGAGGCGACCACGGCTAAGGGCTCGGACACAACTACCAGCAATGGAGCGGCGGGACCAACAAAGGGCAGTTCCCCCAGTAAGCAGCCTGCCGAGCCAGAGGTCACCATAGCAACCTCCACCGCCTCCAGTGACGCGGCTGTGGGCTGA
- the LOC105028666 gene encoding oligodendrocyte-myelin glycoprotein, which yields MRKRRVLLMPDCVVLLWLSTLLGLQALSACPPMCTCNRSLREVDCSWRGLKTLPPGLLHNLHSLNLSHNRFHDLDGQLSAFAHMRTLDVSHNRLVRLPSSLPRALWELHASANRIRLLDKNDTAYQWNLRALDLSDNRLERAVFINNTLASLRLLNLSHNHFWTVPTNMPAGLEIVDLSHNSLVQMLPGTLNRLPRLTTFYLHSNRFSSVGPGVFSRLGSLRLLTLGENLWACEDRANISHLLDWLQHTSTQVLGCPCHTRPVCGEHNPTKTGGWHFASYTQPPLAAGTPGEPSHPPPQEVLTRWPWYLSESALLNTQLHTRRALRPPSEPEDQHLHTGHYSFTSTPQDVSSQATGRSDTGSSALTVDGPVLIDRVFTTDRFNTTDVAFTTDHSTTTTRRTATLRTRSVRRPNQGGAPVPNTSPPSGWTKIPALLNLWLFVTLTPNILAGVEDNRVE from the exons ATGAGGAAGAG GCGTGTCCTTCTGATGCCCGACTGTGTGGTTCTCCTATGGCTGTCCACCCTGCTGGGCCTCCAGgccctgtctgcctgcccccCCATGTGCACCTGTAACCGCAGCCTCAGGGAGGTGGACTGTTCCTGGAGGGGCCTGAAGACGTTGCCCCCGGGCCTGCTGCACAACCTGCACTCCCTGAACCTGTCCCATAACCGCTTCCACGACCTGGACGGCCAGCTGAGCGCCTTCGCCCACATGCGCACCCTGGACGTGTCCCACAACCGCCTGGTCCGCCTGCCCTCCTCCCTGCCCAGGGCCCTGTGGGAGCTCCATGCATCCGCCAACCGAATCCGTCTGCTGGACAAAAACGACACGGCCTACCAGTGGAACCTGCGCGCCTTGGACCTGTCCGACAACCGATTGGAGCGGGCCGTGTTCATCAACAACACCCTGGCGAGCCTGCGCCTGCTCAACCTCAGCCACAACCACTTCTGGACCGTGCCCACCAACATGCCGGCTGGCCTGGAGATTGTGGACCTGTCCCACAACTCTCTGGTGCAGATGCTGCCAGGCACTCTGAACCGGCTGCCTAGGCTGACCACGTTCTACCTGCACTCCAACCGCTTCTCCTCCGTGGGTCCTGGGGTCTTCAGCCGGCTGGGCAGCTTGAGGCTGCTCACCCTGGGGGAGAACCTCTGGGCCTGTGAGGACCGGGCCAACATCAGCCACCTGCTGGACTGGCTCCAGCACACCTCCACCCAGGTGCTGGGTTGCCCGTGCCACACTCGGCCCGTCTGTGGAGAGCACAACCCGACCAAGACCGGAGGGTGGCACTTTGCCTCGTACACTCAGCCCCCGCTGGCCGCGGGTACTCCGGGAGAGCCGAGCCACCCCCCGCCCCAGGAGGTCCTCACCCGGTGGCCTTGGTACCTGTCAGAGTCTGCCTTGCTAAACACCCAGCTACACACCAGGAGAGCCCTACGACCCCCGAGTGAACCAGAAGACCAACACCTCCACACGGGTCACTACTCGTTCACCTCCACGCCTCAGGACGTCTCCAGCCAGGCCACAGGCAGGTCCGACACCGGAAGCAGCGCCTTGACCGTGGACGGCCCCGTCCTGATAGACAGAGTGTTTACCACGGACCGCTTCAACACCACAGACGTGGCCTTCACCACCGAccactccaccaccaccacgagGAGAACAGCCACTCTCCGCACCAGGAGTGTCAGGAGGCCAAACCAGGGTGGCGCCCCGGTCCCTAACACCAGCCCCCCCAGTGGCTGGACCAAAATCCCGGCTCTGCTGAACCTGTGGCTTTTCGTGACTCTCACCCCGAACATACTGGCTGGAGTGGAGGACAACAGAGTGGAATGA